DNA sequence from the Streptomyces sp. NBC_01497 genome:
TCCGATGACGCGGCAGTCCTCTACGCGGTCTCCGAGACGGACCACGGACTCGCCGCCGCCTTCCGGGTCGGCGCGGACGCGACGCTGGCGCCGCTCGGGGAGTTCCGCGAGCTCGGAGCCGCCGCCCCGGCGCACCTGACGCTCGCCGAGGGCCACCTGCTCGTCGCCAACTACGTCTCCGGCAGCGTCACCGTGCTCCCGGTGGGCGAGGACGGGGCCCTGGGCGCCGCGAGCAGCGTCCACGCGCACGAGGGCAGCGGCCCGAACGCCGAGCGGCAGGAAGGCCCGCACGCCCACCAGGTGCTGCCCGACCCGAGCGGCCGGTGGATCGTCGGCGTCGACCTGGGCACCGACTCGGTGCGCGTGTACCGGCTCGACGCGGCGGCCGGCACGCTCGCCGCGCACTCCGAGACGGTGCTGACCCGGGGCCGGGGCCCCCGGCACCTCGTGTTCCACCCGGACGGCCGGCACGCGTACGTCCTGCATGAACTGCACCCGTCACTGACGGTGTGCCGCTGGGACGCGGAGGCCGGGACGCTGGAAGCGCTGGGGGAGGCGCCGCTGCTGCCGGAGTCGGCCCCGGGGCGCGAGGAGAGCAACGCGTCCGCGATCGTGATGGACCACGGGGGACGCTTCGTGTGGGCCGCGAACCGCGGCCCCGAC
Encoded proteins:
- a CDS encoding lactonase family protein: MSEHHGGRAFIGSYTGAGGRGIVVADVAADTGALTERSVQDALPEPSYLKLSDDAAVLYAVSETDHGLAAAFRVGADATLAPLGEFRELGAAAPAHLTLAEGHLLVANYVSGSVTVLPVGEDGALGAASSVHAHEGSGPNAERQEGPHAHQVLPDPSGRWIVGVDLGTDSVRVYRLDAAAGTLAAHSETVLTRGRGPRHLVFHPDGRHAYVLHELHPSLTVCRWDAEAGTLEALGEAPLLPESAPGREESNASAIVMDHGGRFVWAANRGPDSISVLALDDSGEKAELVTTVPCGGRWPRDLALDPAGRRLYAANEHSGDVTWFDIDPATGVPVKAGALELPAPACVVFD